Below is a window of Malania oleifera isolate guangnan ecotype guangnan chromosome 1, ASM2987363v1, whole genome shotgun sequence DNA.
attgtaatatggataattagcgctctggtgtaataataatcgagtttatttgctttcgctgtaaatcaatagtaaaaaggttaatatcccagaccctcggggttggggtgttacatttggtatcagagcaataggttataggttttgtagactttaaaaaaaaatatatatatattttaccagAGCATGTGATATAAGTTCTGCAtactttaatatataaattttaccaaAGCTTAgatataaaacatgatttgggtaggattgggtagtttagaatatttattttagtttgttatattattatacgttaataatagatttataattttaaaataacatttgatcattatttaagaatggatgctaaagatagtaacattggaggaaatgagatttacgtgaaggctcctAAGGACaagtaataattataaaatctctaagaaaaatagtagtattattgaagacacgttaattaatttaaatatgttatttatgtttgtagaaacacgtactcatattgatgattcataattaattgtcaaatgcattaataatttaaaatatatatataaatataataataatatatgagatttaattattttcactgttgttattttcactaaatatataagaaataactcattagaccctactgaatttagaagtgttacatatacaaatagatatgaacaaacggtgtattatgaaatctgaatttacccaaaatttctttgcacgtataagttggatatgaatatgtatttttacattacatattcagttatcaacaaaacattcaagcttaatttaggaatatatattttgacaaaatctttaatttttattttgtattagtatataaggaattgaatatcatttaaatattacttattatatttaaattcaaaaaaaaaaaaaaaatctcttagcatgtgcaagttaaatatgtatatctatttttgtttttttttttttttccattgcatatccaatttccatcaagtatccaagtttgatttaggagtacaaattttgaaaaaatcttaaattttgtataaatttataaaagttaatacaacttaaatttttctattaaaaaaaaaaaaactttatatagtaaaaatttcattaatgaaagcaatataaaaattaactaattttcttcaaataactaaccaatgtcaaatcatcaattggcCAAACATggccaacatatatttgatctaataataataataataataatgaaatatatatatataaaaggggtTCTCttgcagtttaaaaaaaaaaaaaatgcctcatgggtggaaatcatcggttatagctcacttacccccgaagcaaggtcagggcatAAGACCATttgggcgtagtggggactcgaacccgcgatcacatggatgcacggccggtttCTTACCattaggccacccacccaagtagtgacataaggatgaaattaattatagttaaagcattaataaagatgtagaaacataaaaAAGAACCTTGAGttcgcaaattttgcaatacgtgtcgctcACTCGATTTTCGCgacacatatcgctctccctcgatttttgaaaaaatgcatCACTCAAGGCACACGTCGCTTTCTCGCTCGATTTTTgcgacacacatcgttctccctcgatttttacAAAACGTGTCGTTCGTGACACTCGTCGCTATCTCGATTTTCGtgacacacatcgttctccctcgatttgtgcaaaacgcatTGCTCGATATTCGTGACACACGTCGCACTCCCTCGATTCTCGTAGCACATgttgctctctctcgattttcacAACACGCGGCCACtcccctataaaaagggtctATCATTCTCAAGCTCTAAGCATCACaactttctatcatcttgaacaatcacatttcggtttgcagTGATTGGCTCTTCCCAatttgtctcttagttgtctcattactcaaaaatgttgccaaatcacccaactccccaagttgctgagagcagcactagatcgtcgattcaaagatggaaacccagtaaggcacagttggagattctagaggaggccttccacagcagtcaaggggaactccctccCGTGGAGCgaactatcttgcttgcagcacaacttcgacggtatggtccaatcgagtcaagaaatatacgcttttggtttgagaaccgtaggtgtaggcggggatcagttggagaagccactatctcaactactgccccatcaattctccatattacctcctccgtCACTACCGACCcaagcagtgcccctgccattcttccaacgctcttccctatcgagaatattccgactatgaaacttacaactaatatcacaccaatgagccatatcccttacaaaGGCGATATCGCaatcaccacactaagggtttcggataatgttGGCATACTTCACCATTGCAAGGAAATCCGATGTGCATTGAGACTCATATACGGGCCACCAAAAACTTgggaagagggcagctcttcctccttcgccaAACAAACgggcattctctcccttttttcgacccaaaccggcgacattataagaggtcaactctgccaagaaaaaacccaggcggttagcagtgacaccgctagtattgcgatagatgttgacgttgatctaaggctctaaaggccagatctcgtatatttttaatttataggacatgtataatatatatacatatatataattatccttttccacatcttctgaatttcttttccatttcaacctctattagaccgacgattcacacttcaattcccaaaataaaatacttcgccaaattgaccctcaatctattttAAGACTTAGTTAAATCATTAATCAATGTATTTAAATAGTGCAatcaattatacagtactcattttaaattagcaaatttcaagaacgaaatattttataaggaggggagattgtgatgacccaaaaaaatatatataattaaagtacaataataataaaatgataaaaatggtcattaaattaatatcaatacagaagtgtttttgtataggatccttgattccatgtttgatgcctaagaaagaccttgtcttagcgagtgctcagagacaattgaggctcagtcgctccctggaggtcggtctagtcaaaatggaatttcataagataaacaggatagacactatttgtacacgtaaataagtatatatacataaaatagtgttttgacagacataatttgtaaaaatatataataagatgataataatataggtatcatatgtagggctcacaagactatgtggggtccacatgagtcccggagccacaagaaactatttatatacgtaaataagtatataaaataatgttttgactgatataatttgtagaaatatatgataaaataataataatataggtatcctatgcgggacccacaagactgtgtggggcccatatgagtcccgaagccgtatgcaagtttacacgagtctcaaagctatgtaggatgcataaaatcgtataagagttattcgaattacgtaggatccattcgggtcgaagttgtgtgaggcccacaagaccatgtggggcccacatgagttttcaaaattcaaatttaattcttgttcaaaaataaataataaaataaataaatactaaaaataatttaaaagtaaaaacaatgataataatgattaagaaaaataataaataataaaataattaattaactaattgactaattaattaggtaagtgattaattaaaaatttatttaatgggaatggtggcaagtactcccacatggcctccatccccatctcatactcaacccataccttgcccattctttaatttttttaaaattataatttcacccatctccccatacttttataaacttcatttcttctccaaaattttcctataaatagggagctctcaaccttcatttttcacaacaattttccaaggaagagaaggattagtgagtgaaagaatttgtggtggagagagaatttttgaataagttctcaagcacacactctttccgatctcatttcttagagatagttacagtgttcgtaaggaagaaggtaagtaaattttgattatgttagtttttttttttcatttaaaattcatacccgagtttactttataagtaaatttcaattatgttaattagttccacaaaatttccatgagtttatttttacgcatatttaattatatgagttctatctttaatatacttacatctatttttgggttaaaaaatgttctaatcccctcgggtaaattttcagcatttctttctattcaaaaataaaatcatatatatttttaacacaaaacttgtgtggcatgagtttatttccacgttacattttttttatgaaaatatgagtaaaagtgagattttcacgagattattttaaattacataaattataataagatgattttaaaaccccttatggcaaagtaagttcaaagttacagatgctcggtaccgcagtttaaagtttatacggatcagagtgcatccgcactgtttacagagtggttatttatgttagtggatttctcctgagcgcacacctggtttcggaccaggacttaataaggaaaatctcacttaaagtttacgtacgatgatttagtttggtcggccagccagttaagtctagtctttggaccgcacaacccagtcatgggggtaaacatgacttacgacaaataggcctaagggtgatttttataatatatgtttatacatatttaattatgtgtacaaagttactgatgatttgaaggaaaagtttaagtttatgtaaaaatgatcattttggtgcttaaatgacgatctaaggaaaacgtataaggaaaaatatatgtatgtttatcattaaatgtttatacagttttaaagttaaaagtttaatttaacagttatagtatataattataaaattttactgttataattgatgacaaaagttttatgtagaaatttttaaatttatatttattctaaaagaaattttgaagttatagtattaaatattgttttacgaaatttttaaaaagcacattttggtcacacactaataataatcttatttacttactgagcgtcgtctcactccaatcgtatttttatttcagataactttgaaggacatgtcagaaatcaggcttagcaagcatgcgagtggggattagaaaaataaagattgattagaaatattagtatggtttcagatatttatgtttgtgtaatttttcttctttcgaaataaatgattgtaatatggataattagcgctctagtGTAATAATAAtcgagtttatttacttccgctgtaaatcagtagtaaaaagttaatatccaaggcccctcggggttggggtgttacattggTAATAACGCCCTTAAGTCATGTGAGCTTCTTCGTATTTTTTCTTGTTAGTCCACTTCTTGCCCGAATCAGTCTCATTTTCACTGTCTTTGACCAAGCCTGCCTTGATGTCGGCTTCAATCCTACTTCCCGTGGCCACgatgtccatgaagtcatggggggttgctccCCAAAGAAGCCCGCAGTATGGGTCTTTCAATGTATTTATGAATAGCATGATAGCTTCTTGGTCGCCTACCGCCGGGTCCACTTGGATCGCCGCAGCCCTCCACTTATAGGCGTACTCCCTAAAGGTCTCTATGGGTTTCTTCTCCATTTCAAAGAGAGTCATTCTGTCGGGATCCATTTCCAGACCATGGCGGTATTGTGCCTCAAAAGCATCTGCCAAATCTCCCCACGTGCGGATTCAGGCCATATCTTGTTGGACATACCATCTTGCTATTGCTCCCGTAAGACTGCTccgaaagcaatgcatcatcaatttCTCATTGTCAGCATAAGCGGCCATTGACTGGAAAAACAGGAGCATGTGGGTCCGGGGGCACGGAGTCCCATCAAACTTCTTAAATTCGGGCATTTTAAACTTCGGAGGGAGTACTACATTGGACACCAAGCAATAATCTGAGGGTCTGGTAGTATTGGAGGTTCGGGTCCCTTCTATGGCTCTAAACCGCTCTTCGAGCTCATCGCAGCGGTACTCTGTCATAGTCTTGCTTGTCCCCACAACTACTGACGAAGGCATTCCCATTTCTGGAGTTGTCGTTGTTGGAGCAAAAGGGGGCACACTAGGCGGTGGTTTCTCTGAGGTGCATGGTGGCAGTCTTGATGACTGCTCATGAATCGACGTGAAGCCTAGCAGATGGATAGGATCTGTTTCTTCTTCATGATCTTGATCCTAGACTGTCTTTACTTTATCTAACAACAAGTCCAGTATCCTCTTTATTTGGGTACTTAATTCCTCATGTCCTTGCTCTATACCCATGACCCGATTTTCTAGTTGTTTCGCCATGATTTTTGCTTTGCTTCTGGTATATTGCAAGGATGGGAAGAGGTGGGCTCAATGCTGGAATTCTAAATTTTACTTCGGCTTGATAAGAAGTTGGAAAGTGATTATCGACCCATTGAGGATGAAATcttatgcatggatgcatgcaAATGCAGCCTAAATAATCATTTGGCCGAAGTTTTGGGAAAAACCAAACTCATTAATGATCTCGGGAATAATTTGTTTTCCCCTTAGCAGGGTACTTTGGGAAATTTGACTTTCTAAAAAATGAATTGGGCTCTTTCCAAAAGATTGGCCAAGTGATATGAATGCCTAACATGGATGCTGGATGTACACAAcacaaaacatttttcaaaacataTGTACAATAGACATAGGTTATcacatgtggagaaggatgtgactCTTGCCCCAACCCCGGGGTAAGTATGTACATAGGGTTCTCCgaggctctaccctaggcaaTGGATTATAGACaatcatgtgtggttaagctctagtCCCTATTGAAAGAGGTCCCCAGATTGAAACTttatcctccctcacagaggtccggaTAAGGCTCACACTGACcagagtggttcgcgggtccccataggccatgccacatgggaactgacactattacactcctatctaaacTTAAAAGGGAAAGCCTGGGTATAGAGCTGTGAAGGTGTGCGAGTTTAACAATTTCAGCCTATGCCCTCTACCCCACATCCATCTATTATTCAGATTAAAACACATGCTTTATTCACACAAGTCATGGAAACAAGTAGTCACATGCTTATTATCTCATGCTAGATCAGGGCATTCACAgtcaatcacatgcttattcacaaGATAACGAAAACACAAGCAAAGTTGAGCATTTACTTACTATGATTTATTCGTGAAGTACCTGCAAACAAAACAATCATACGGACAATGTGTACAAAACAGGGAAGGAGCACTCAAGAAGGCTCATTAGATTAGGATTTTGGGATAATCCTCAATTAAtcattggctcgactctcaagtatccccagcggagtcgccaagctgtcgcgatgtCCTGGAACCCGGTTAGAGAAAATTGCTCTCTGGCAAAAACGGGGGTACGACTGCGAACtaggaaaaatggatgtgtgattttgaaaatgcgATTTTCGTGGAAAATGAtatgtgatggagtcgccactaaccttttggagtgtggttagaacacttgattgctaccccattaagggtagaatcggtctgcgctaccagagtcgggttcgggagtacggttacgcaaggggaaggtattagcaccccttacgcgctcgttcttacgaacggtaccaaattaataaaaaattatccccaaaataaatctaataagcatgtcaaaattactccctttcaaaaaatcaaaagaatgaacatactatataggtattccctcaaaattGGGGCAATTCAGTACttcgaagagtccatgcccttggtTGTGGTGGGAGGAAAATGATTTTCTgggcttgaaaatatttttgtgacttttataagtgtgaaaacatttttgtgattttcgaTGATTTTTCTCGAACTTCagaaataacacaaatgaaatcaatggGAATCAAAgtgcgaaaatatttttgggattttctgagaattttgcgatttttgtgaattttctagatataataatatacaaatgaaatgaagaaAATCGGCGTGAACTAGTTCGAGAGAGGAGCCGGTTGAGCATTGACCGATTTGgaggaaaaaccagtttaaggtcttggtcgagaccattgatttttaggatttttcaacatttttccaaagtaattaaacaaaaaaaggaaattaaagtAAAATCTGCAAAAAGTAAAAAGAAGATGAGAAATAAAATGGAAGACTGAACCGGTTTTACATCGGTTTAGAAGACCCAATCGGTTCGACGAAGAACTAGTACAAGAAGGGTTAGCCTGTTTTAGGCCCGGTCAAGGCCATGATAATTTtagatttttctgaattttctcctaatttttctcttttttctctttttatgtttttataaaTGTAAactgaccatatatatatatatatatatatatatatatatatatgtatatgtatatgcatatgtatgtatgtatgtatgtatgtatgtatgtatacaatTGTATTATGATAATGAGATGAAATGAGATAAAATGAATCACAATGCACGTGTGTGTCATGCATGCATGAAGGGTGTGCACGTAAATTGGTGGTGTGTGCAATTGTGTAGTGATGAGTAAATCAATATGTGTGGGAGTGTGTTGCAATAACCaaagtgtgtatgtgtgtgtattaaGGTGTGCAAgtgcgtgagttagtgtgtgtgaATGATGTGTGTAACAGTGTGTGCAGGTGTATGAGTTAGTGTGTGTGAATGGTGTGTGTAACAGTGTGTGGGAGTAATGTGTGAAGTAGTGGATTGTTGGCGTGTGACAATGCCTGGGGCAGGTGTGTATTATAGAGTGTGTACAAGTTGTGGCAGTAGGTGTTGGGGTGTGTGGGAGTGATGTGTGAACCTTGCAGAATGTAAAGGCCGTGTGTGTAAAAACCGTGTGTGCTTGCAACATGAAGAGCTACATCTGTTCAATCCCTGCATTCATTGATCACGGAAGCATTTCTGTGCGCCTGAATCATGTATCAATATTGGTTGAAAGCCTTGTAAGGTTACCTACATGATAAACCCTTCTCTCAGATGATCCACCCAAATTTGCTCCTTGTCAGTGGTAATTGGTTAAGGAACTCATGGCTAGCAGTAAAATCTTCAATTCACAAGAGCAGCTCCAACCCTTATGATTTCAAGTTGTAGAAGCTTTACAAGTCATGCATCAGTTTGCAGGATGATGCCATTGAATATCCATTGATCCAAATGACAATGCCacagtttccaaaattgagtgaGATTCTCCACCGGAGGCTCCCACACCAAAAGACCTGCAACTGAGTCTGCCCCTTAATTAGGCCACCAGATCGAAGCAGTGCCTTTGGACCGAAGACATCTTCCAAGACCACAGATAAGTCGCAACAAGGCGCTTCTATATCTTGGCAATGATTGCGaagaactttgatgaatcaaactcCTTCCTGGAATAGGTGCAGTCTACTGAATAAACTACCGCAACTTTTGATGGTAGCAACAACGTGATGAACAAAGGGAAGCACAAGATAGTGGAAAATGCCATATCAGAAAAACGATAGCATGACTGTTTGATGAAAGGCCTCAAAGGAAGTCCACTTGCCCTAGATCTGCGAATGGTCGTTAGGAGAGGGAAGAGAAGCATGCAACGGTCCGTGGTGAGAGAGATCGAAGATAGAGCTGTGGGACCGAGACGGAGCCGTGGTATCTGGTGAGGGGAGATCCGACCCGAATAGCAGACTCTGGAACAAAGTTTCTGGGGAGAAACCGCAGGTGGTTTGAAAATGCAAGTAGCCGGATGAGACTTGCTACGGGTGTGCTACTGCTGTTGCTTGGCGGATAAGAGACGGCTGGGGGTGGCCATGGATGATGAGGGAGCTTGAAAGTCCAAATGAGATGCCGGTGGGAAGACTGAGACGCGAGGGGTCGCCGAAGCTGCGGTTTGTGCCTTGGCCGTGTGGTGGTTTGCCGGGTGTTGGAGCTGCTGGTAAGCTCGCGGGAGTTGCTGTGTGGAGGAATGGCTGCGGTGGTTGGGGAAGATGCAACAACTCCTTCACGGATGCTCACGGTTGCAGAGGAAAGAGGCCGTGGCCAAGGGTGGTCTGCTGGTAAGCTCGCGGGAGTTGCTGTGTGGAGGAATGGCTGTGGTGGTTGGCTGCTGGTGTGGAGATGTGGTGCTCGGACGTGGTCGTGGGTGAGCAAGGTGGGGAAGAGAGGTGGTGATGGCGGGGGAGTATGGAACTGGGCATGCTTGCAGAGGTTGGCGGAGAGACAGAGAGTGGGGAGCTGCTGCAGATGAGAGTGAGTGGGTGTTAATGGCCGAGGGTAGAAGTCAGTGAATGGAAGGAAAGAATCTGGGAGGAAATGGAGAGTTACTGGGTTGGCGATGGGAGAGTGTGAGGTGGCTGCTGCGTGAACCCTGAAGAGATGAAGTCTCCCCCTGTAAatggtaaaaaaataaattaacctcCCTCCCTTCCTCTGCATATCTGCGCAGGAGACCCTTTATAGGAGTCTGCAGGAGAAATTTGGCGCTTTCCTTCTAGTTTGTTCCTTTGTTCCCGCAAGGGAATATACAACCACCCGCACATGCCAATTTTGTTGAGGCATATGACTCCTGTTTTTGATATTTGTTTTtagcctttttttattttttattttttatttttatttttgtctttTATGTATTTCTCTTTTTCAAGTGTTTAAGAAAATTTGACTTCTGAACACCGGGGGACCCGAACCCGATGCAAAATACCAGGACTCTGTTAAAATGCCAAGACTTGATTAAGACTCGCCGAGATACAATTAAAGTGCTGGAACTTAATTAAAGACACCATGACTCAGTTAAAAATACCGGTACTCGATTAAAATACTGAGGCTCTGTCGAATTTCCttgggacttcaaaattcaacaGGTCTCAGTTAGAATTCCAGGGTTCGATTAAAATTCACCGTGACTCAAAAATTCACTGGGATTCCATCAGATGCTCCCATTCGGGATTCAAGTCAATTTTTATACGCCAGGTCTCCTCAaggtagcctggttaaaattggggtgtcgacaatcTCTTATCACTGTTTGAATTTAACCCGAGTCTTACCACCAATTGAACCCAATTTGATCGGCCTAATTCGTTTGaagaattttttatatatatatatatattaggatcACTATTTGAGTTAATTTGAGTGACAATCTACTTCTTTCATGAGTTATATATGTTTAAAATTGACATAttacattttaaaatcataaacaaGTAGATAGTATTCAATCATTTACTACTCCTAAAACCctctttcatttgtttaatttattcaaagagttatatatatatatatatatatatatatatatatatatatataatttttaaaaaaaatttaaatactgcATTCTAAAATCATTAACATGTAGATAATCTCAAAACATATAgatattcaaattttttatttgattagtCTAATTCACTCAAGAgttatatacacacatataaaattaacatattatatttcaaaatcataattaTGTGGACCTCCAATCTCCATTTGAATTAATCCAATCCATGCTCCCTCTCAAACCCTATTTGATAGGTTTAATTTGTTCaagaattatatttcaaaattataaaTGTTTAGATAATCTCTTATCACTATTTGAAATTAATCTAAGCCCTATTAAAACTCAAACCCTATTCCATCAGCCTAATCTATTCAAGAGTTAAAATATTCAAAAGTATAAAGATAAAGATAATCTCTATCACTGTTTGAATTAATCCCAACCCTACTACCAATCAAACCCTATTTGATGGACTAATTCATTCAAGACTCAAGCAAGGGTTATATATCGAATCGAAGTCATTCATTCTGAAGTGTAAATATAGAATCCTTGTCTCCAACGGTCCAACCGCATTAGGATTCTGTAAGGGTAAAGAGGTAATTTCATCATCAAACGAGAGAGATGTATAAATTGCCTACATATAGAGTTCCAGACGTCCATTTCgctgtgtttcttcttcttcttcttcttcctcttcttcttcaatttGGAGTTCCCAATTCTCAtctcctttctttctttatttctttcttcttctttttcttcttcttctttgattgGTTTCTCTGAACAGATTGATCATGGAATCCGAAAATGGAAAATTGTTCGTCGGCGGCGTCTCAAGGGAGACGAACGAAGAGGCTTTGAAGGCATACTTCGCCAAGTTTGGGGAGGTGGAGCAGACATTGGTCATGAGGGACAGGAATACGGGACATGGAAGAGGGTTTGGCTTCGTCACCTTCTCAGACCCCTCTGTCACGGAGAAAGTCCTTCAAGAAAAGCACCGCATTCAAGGAAGAACGGTTAGTTTAAAGGCCACACCTTTGTTTCAAacattgattttttttcttaattttttttcatgatttcttttattttttcatgaTTTCTTTCTGTGCGTTTCATTTTTTTTGATAATTCATTATGATATGTTATCTGGGTTTTGTTGAGTTTTTCTTTTGGGTGATTGTATTTTGAATTACAATTGAATAGGTAGACGTGAAACGAGCAAGACCTAAAAATGAGAGGATTCAAGGCCAGCACCACAGCCTCCACCATCATCATAATAATGGGTTTAGTGGGAATACTCATAATGGCTTTACTAATAATCAGTTTACAACAAAGAAAATATTTGTTGGTGGGTTACCCTCCAGTCTAACGAAGGAAGAGTTCAGAAGCTATTTTGAGAGTTTCGGTAACATTACGGATGTGGTTGTGATATATGACAGAGAAAGCCACAGACCAAGGGGTTTTGGGTTCATTACTTTTGATTCAGAGGAAGCTGTGGACAATGTGTTGCAGAAAAGAGTCCATGAATTGAACAATAAACTTGTAGAGGTAAGGAGGGCTGAGCCTAAGGATAGGATTAATAGGCAGATGGCCAATGACTTGGGCTATGGAAGGGGGTTTTGGTTTGGTAGTTTTGGAATTTATTCACCTTATGCTTCTCCTTCCAGTGTTTACCCTGCTGGTGCTCTGCCTTATGGGAATACCACTGCTGCAATTTGTTATGGATTGAACCCTTATGGAGTAGGGAATTCCACCATTGGGTATGATGGAGTTGGTTATGGAGGGTTCTCGGCTGTGCCTCCTAGAGGTTTTTGGGATGGCTTCCATCGTAGTCAGGGTACTGTGCCTTATGGAAACTCTGTGTATTATCCCACATACATGGATGGTGGGGCCTATATGTGTAGTTGGGCTAGTTGGGTCCCTAATGGAGACAATGGCAGTCACAGTAGTTCTGGGATTCTGCGTAATTTGAATAAGGATGATGGTGGTGGTGCTGAGGTTTTAGCTGTTGCAAGCCCGCCTGATGCTGTGGCCTCTAC
It encodes the following:
- the LOC131144658 gene encoding heterogeneous nuclear ribonucleoprotein 1-like codes for the protein MESENGKLFVGGVSRETNEEALKAYFAKFGEVEQTLVMRDRNTGHGRGFGFVTFSDPSVTEKVLQEKHRIQGRTVDVKRARPKNERIQGQHHSLHHHHNNGFSGNTHNGFTNNQFTTKKIFVGGLPSSLTKEEFRSYFESFGNITDVVVIYDRESHRPRGFGFITFDSEEAVDNVLQKRVHELNNKLVEVRRAEPKDRINRQMANDLGYGRGFWFGSFGIYSPYASPSSVYPAGALPYGNTTAAICYGLNPYGVGNSTIGYDGVGYGGFSAVPPRGFWDGFHRSQGTVPYGNSVYYPTYMDGGAYMCSWASWVPNGDNGSHSSSGILRNLNKDDGGGAEVLAVASPPDAVASTFSRSSNDNGDGIHTDVSATTNHAQINDISSSQDSNNVENRSGNNGENQSSNEVENQRDDNVENQSGNNGENQSSNDVENQKDDNVENQSGNNGENQSSNDVENQRDNNVENQSVSEEQSTP